A window of Oncorhynchus nerka isolate Pitt River linkage group LG4, Oner_Uvic_2.0, whole genome shotgun sequence contains these coding sequences:
- the rbm24a gene encoding RNA-binding protein 24, with amino-acid sequence MHTTQKDTTYTKIFVGGLPYHTTDSSLRKYFEVFGEIEEAVVITDRQTGKSRGYGFVTMADRSAADRACKDPNPIIDGRKANVNLAYLGAKPRVMQPGFTFGVPQIHPAFIQRPYGIPAHYVYPQAFMQPSTMVIPHGMQPSAASASTASSPYIDYTGAAYAQYSAAAASAAAAAAYEQYPYAASPAAAGYLTAAGYGYVQQPLATAAPGSAVAAAAAFGQYQPQQLQADRMQ; translated from the exons ATGCACACCACGCAGAAGGACACGACCTACACGAAGATTTTTGTCGGGGGTCTTCCGTATCACACCACGGATTCCAGTCTCAGGAAATATTTTGAAGTGTTCGGAGAAATTGAAGAAGCTGTTGTGATTACCGATCGACAGACCGGCAAATCCAGGGGGTATGGATTT GTGACGATGGCTGACCGCTCGGCTGCAGACAGGGCCTGTAAAGATCCGAACCCCATCATCGACGGTAGGAAAGCCAACGTCAACCTGGCGTACCTGGGGGCCAAGCCACGGGTGATGCAGCCAg GTTTCACCTTTGGTGTTCCACAAATTCATCCTGCCTTTATCCAAAGGCCTTATGG gATCCCTGCTCACTATGTTTACCCTCAGGCCTTCATGCAGCCAAGCACCATGGTCATCCCTCACGGCATGCAGCCCAgtgctgcctctgcctccaccgcCTCCTCCCCGTACATCGACTACACCGGAGCAGCCTACGCACAGTACTCCGCCGCCGCGGCTAGCGCTGCTGCCGCCGCAGCCTACGAGCAGTATCCCTACGCCGCCTCCCCTGCGGCGGCCGGGTACCTAACCGCAGCTGGTTATGGCTATGTTCAGCAGCCCCTGGCTACGGCCGCACCGGGTTCAGCCGTCGCTGCAGCCGCAGCCTTCGGTCAGTACCAGCCTCAGCAGCTGCAAGCAGACCGCATGCAATAG